The Triticum aestivum cultivar Chinese Spring chromosome 4B, IWGSC CS RefSeq v2.1, whole genome shotgun sequence sequence ATTAAGCGAGTAGGTGATGGGTCAACCATATCTATCTGGGACAGCAAGTAAATTCCGGGCACCATGTCGATGAAGCCTATGTTGAAACCGGATGGCACACAGTTACAGTTGGTTAGCGAGCTCATTGACACATATAACTGGACATGGCGTGCTAATCTTATTAGGGATACTTTCATACCACCTGATGAGGATGCGATTCTCAATATTCCTTTACGTAGCGGAGGCGAAGATGATTTTATGGCCTGGGCATTTGAGAAATCTAGGGTCTACTCTGTGAAATCTTCAGACCGGTCTAATGTGGCTCATAAAGAGCGAAATGCTCCAGATGAAGGGACGGATACGGGCACCTCTTTGACTGATAAGAAGATGTGAACTTGTTTGTAGAAATTAAACGTAGTGCCAAAGGTTTGTGTTTGTTGGTGGCGCGTTCTCAGAGGCATTCTCCCCGATGAAGTGACTCTCAAATATAGACACATTAAATAGCAAAGCATATGCAATGTCTGccatgccatggaggaagatcttATGCACGCTCTCATTCACTGCTCTCACGCAAAGAAGTTTTGGGATGAAGCGCAGTCTTTGGTGGACTTCAGGCTGCCGCGACTTCACCCAGCTACATGGGTGCACGACATTTTGTGTGACCCTATCATTATGTATGCAGATCGGCCAAAGATCATCACGGTGATATGGTCGATCTGGCATTCCGGGAACCGGTGGACACGTGACAACGACGAGATCAATTCGGTCCTCTCTGTAAAGCAGACGAGGGAATCCCTTGCCCTACTTGAACTACCACGCGATCATGCAAAAATCCTACCAGGTTTTGGTTGGCGTCTGCCTGATGATGGCACTATAAAAATCAACGCGGACAGAGCCATCAGTTCTCAAATGCGAAAGGGCGGAGCGGGTGGTGTCATTCGATCTGCTTCATCCTTCATCGTTGCTGGGAGTAAGCGGTACCCGGGTGTTACAGACCCCTCATCATGGAGACATGTGGTTTTCGTGATGGAGTTCGTCTTGCAAGCATTCGAGGATACACACATGTGATCATGGAGTCTGACTGCCTAGGGCTAGTTAATCTCTGGCACACTAGGCGTCTATCGTGATCGGTGATAGCGCCTCTTCTAGATGAAATAGCATGGAGTCTGACTGCCTAGGGCTAGTTAATCTCTGGCACACTAGGCGTCTATCGTGATCGGTGATAGCGCCTCTTCTAGATGAAATAGGAGAGCTTATACCtcagtttatttccttttcttttcaacaTGTAAACCGTAACGCTAATTTCTCTTTTGTGCGAAGCAAGCTTGCACTTTGGATGTGACTAAGAATTGGCAAGACACTACTCCCAACTTCCTGTTCAGTAGTCTTTTGGCTGACTGTCCTAGGGCTGTTTTTGTTGAATAAAGCTCTCCAAATTTGCCCGCAAAAAATGAGAAAGCAATTCTATCTTCACTGCATTAGCTGTGACAATATTTATTTTAAAGACACTATATAAAGGATATCAAGACTGAATGAACATTGGACCGATAAACAACCGTGTATTAGGGTAATGCCGAAACTCGAAAACTTAGGTTCGTAGTAGCATTACTTGTATTCTTAAAGACATAATAAAGCTAGCCATCACAATGAATCAGGTTGATGCAATACACATGTAACAGCGCCTCTTGTTTTCAAACCTCGGGAAACAAACATGTGCAACTCAAAATCTCGAAACAGAAGATTGGGCTTTAAAATGCTAGTTATGTTAGCACCCACCAGTGCTGAATACAGACAACAATATATAAAGCAGGAAAAAATAGCTCCACAAGCGTACAATGATGAACATCGCAAATTCAAACTGTTCTGACGACAAAAATAGTCAGTCCCAACAACAGCACCACGGTATACTGGGAGGAAGCCCCTCCCAGTTCCCCAATATAATCCCAAACAACATATCACACACGAAGAAAATGAACCCGGAACAAACGGGTGGGAGGAACCCAGGGATCGTGTCTACAAAAATCAGCAACTGAGATTACAACGAATTTCAACTAAAATGGAACAAATGGAATGAAAAATTAAGTTTACAGGACAAAAGAAACAGCACAAGGATGTCAGAGGCTATCAACAAAGGAACCTAATGAAACTGAGGGCTCGATCAGGGTAGGCGTAGGCCTGGTTAGAATGTACTGCTGCTTTCGCTGGCAGAGATCGAGCTGCTCTCTGACTTAACAACTGGATGCCCTTTGCTGATGTCCAAACCCTGGAGCCGCGCAAGATGATCTTGTTGCATGATATCTGACAGCGTGTTTGGGTGGGATAGCATCTGATGGTTTGGTACATTAGGATGAGGCGGGTGGAATGGGGGTGGAAACCGGGCGCCCCCCTGGTGCTGGGCTGTGTTTTGCTGGGACTGTGGGAAGAAGGACGAGTTGTACAGGACATGTTGCAATCCCACGCTATATGCATCACTGGAATTTGACATCTCACCCGTAGCCATCTTGAGCCTCTCCACTTCCTGCTTCAGTGCGTCATTCAGAGCTGCACAATATACCAGGTTTTGTTACAACATACTGCATAGGCATGTATTCTAACAAATGCAAACTGCAGTCACCACTTTGTTCTACATTGGTCCAATATAGATCACTATGTACCACAGGTTGTAACTCGTAAATAAGATTCAAAATATGCGGTAATTTGACAAAACCAAGTTTAACCCTGTTCCGGGTGTCATGCCCAGAGAGAAAAGGATAAATCACAGGCAGAATATTGCAAAAAGCAAAGGGCATCAAATGACAAAGATAATGTCAAATTTATCTTCACCAGGAACAATGACTGAAGCAATGGAAAAACTAGAAGCCTACATTGACTTATAGCATTAAACAGAGTGAGCAAGCCAGGAAACAATGATGGCTTGGGATGACATATCACTTCCAAAATGATTGCCAGTTCTCTAATTAGTTATGTTACTTATAAGTATTAAACTGCAAACTGCACAATGATTATTTATCTAAAATGCTTACCATCACGCAGTTGAGCCTGCTGCTCCATGGCCTGCAACCTTATCTTGAGCTCTGCATTTTCTGAAGAAAGCCCAGTTGTATCTCTCTGCAAGGGAATAAAACACAATGTTTAACGGGCCGCAAGTAATTCAACTCAGCAGCACAGCAACCTAGAAACATGATGCGCCTTCAATAGTCAACAGCATAAAAATATACCAACCGCTAGAACAAGATGGTCAAAGCCAATATTAACACAATTATTTATTCTCGCATGCAGAGAATCAGGATTAACTCTCCAAATGTACAAAcaactatatactccctccgtaccataatataagacgtttttgcagttcttTGAACTGCAAAAAAGTCTTATATTAAGAGGTAGTACAATCCAATGGATGTTTAGATTGATCACAATATATGCAATAGCCCTAGTCCATACATCCAAAGAATCCAGATGCAATTTGCAACGAGCTGTGATCTGGTAGCTGATATAGCCAGCTTGCTTAAAGGAAATATGTTATATTGCCATTACAGTGTTCTCACTACAATAAACTAGAAAAACTTACTGGGCCTGATACCCATGATACAACAGACAGATGGAAAATGGGAAATGATACCTGAAATAACGTGAGCTGAGCTGAGAGAGTGGTCGCTTCAGTCTGAAGAGTTTGAACCTTCCGCTCAAGTTCTGTCATATAACGAGCCTTCCTTTCTTTTGATCTAGCCGCAGATTGCCTGTTTGCTAGAATTCTGTATGGTTACAAACTCAGAGAGTTAACACAAGGTTACAACTGTTTTGAATTTTTTAGAAGAAAAACGTCTTGCATGTAAAAGATTTGGGGGCATAGGCGCATAGCACAACTCAACATAATTAGACAATGCATTAAGCTGTATAGTTAGAAATTACTACTAGTAGTTATGTATGTGCAACACACGATCCAAAAATTAGAAGTTTCTGATTTTAATGGCAATAGTGGTGAGACGCCAGCGGCGGCACAGTTCGCGGCTTACAGGGTTGTGGTTTGGGGATCAAGTCCACTGATTTGAGAACATTCCAAATTACGATGATTTTTTCGGGGATAAGATGTTTGTTTGGCATGCTAATTACGGTGATTTACATTTTTGGAATGCTAGTTATGGTGGTTTATTTTTTAGAATACTATAAATACGGTGATTTGATTGATTGATACAACTGTTTTTTTGGAATGCACGGTGCTTTGATTGAGATTTAAGGTGCTTTAATTCCTACAACGTCATTGGAGCAATGTAAGCCATTGGATCTAAGATAACAAAGGGCTGATATTCAATGTTCTGCCACAACTCGCTTGTTTAATACTACTAGTAGTGGAGATGGAGATATTAAATGTAAAACCAGAGGAAGTACTGTTAAAGATTATCACTGATAACGTCTCCACAATATTGAAGAGACTAACTGCTGCACCACATGTTTAGAAGGAGGTGTGGTTTTTAGAAATGAAGACCCCAACTGTTTACAGCTACCAAATTGGTTTTAGTCAATGTGATGTCATTTTCTCTAATTTGATTGACTGTTATTAACCTGAACTATTTCAACGGAGAAATGTAGGTGAGAAAGGGAAAAAAAGGCATGCATTAGCTATCCTATCATTGGTCTCCTACTTGCTTTCACTATCAACTCACACAAATACATACAATTGGTTACAATAAGTTTGCATGGGTCACTAGTCTTTAATTTTCTTTTGACTAGGATTAGCATTTGTCCAATACCTTTCCAAGCATCGCAACTAAGTACTCCATAACAATCCAGTTCTCCAAAACAATTCACATATCAGCACACTGCAAGACTTGCAGGTAAAGAATTACAGCTACCCATTGTTACTACTGAAGATGTTCGTAGACCCGCCAACTGCCCAGCACCCGGCGGAAGGCGTTTTAAAGCATGCGACATGACACAGAAATAAGTAGTTATccaaaatctcaccaaccaaacGCTAAAGAAACACCACCTTAACTTCCCACCTGCCAACCAACCATCCAACACAATGCGCAAAGAAACAAACAGTACGCTACGCACAAAGAAACAAAGTAAGCCGCAAATGCGCATATTTTCCCCAAGCTCGCGAAAAAAACGATAATTGTCCTTGAATGCCTCACGCCATTGCCTGCCACCTAGTAGCAGGAACGAAAGAAGTTGATCTGTAGTATCCGTACTAACTGACACTAGCGCAAGTATGCAACATTGAGCATCGGAGTGTGGGGGAGATCGGGACCTTTTGGCGCGCTTGGGGTCAATGGCTGCGAGCTCGGCGAGCTGCTCGGGGGACATGGCCTTCTTGGCCTCCAGGACATCCGCCAGCGCTTGGGCGGCAGCGGCGTCCCGCCGCGCAGCGCTGCCGGCAGCGGAAAAGAGGCCGGAGCCGTCGACCGAGCTGCTGTACCGGTGCTTGGGGCGCGGCGGGGAGGAGGTCTCGGCGGCGCGGTCGCGGTCGCGGTCTGAGCCCGCGGCGGGGCCGGAGGAGATCTTCTCGATGTCCATGAATGTGGAGAAGAGGTCGTCCTCGGAGCCGATCTCGTCGAAGCCCGCGGAGCCGtcgccgtcggcgccgccgccgatGTCGAGGTCGTCCGGGAGGTGGAAGGCGACCTCAGATCTGGCGCGGCGGTGGTGCGCCCCGCGCATGGccgtggccgccgccgccatcgacggggaagGCGGCGGGAAGGGCCGGCCCGGCGGATCGGCGGGTTTGGGCTGCTGCATTGGGCGCTGGAGTGGCCGGGCAGGGCCAGGGATTGGGGAAGGAGCTGTAGATAgggcgcgcaggcggcggcggctgctgctgctgctgcgcctgTGTGTTTTCCTGTAGTGTTCGGGTTTGGTCTGGTTTTTAAGAGGTGGGGCTGGAGTGGGATCTGGGACTGTGAGATGAGActgggaaggaagggaaggagggggggATGGGCATGCATGTGCATGCGAGCGGAGCGCTCACGGGGAGGGACGACCGGACGCGCCACCTTCTTTCTCCTTGTTCTCTCCTACTGCTAGGGGCGGAGCCGGGATCGGCACGTGCGCATGCTTGTGCGTGTCTATCGGCGCAGCCACACAGGGCCGACCGGTGGATCTCGCCCGCGACCTTCGCCGGTCTGGCTATGGACAGCTGTAGACATCCACCGGGCTGTTTGGACATTACTCCAAGGCGCCGATGCATTTTGTGTGTCCATGTCAGTTTGGGTGTAAGAGCAACTTCaacacgccgacccaaacggacagcgATTTTCTTCATTTTTTGTCTGTTTGGATCGGCATGGCTGTACCCTTTTGCGTTTGGCGACTGATAGGCTCCGGTCGACCGGCCGAAACTTCGGCCGGTCAACCACGAGCCTCACGAATCTGTGCCTGGTAGCCGTCGGATTAGCTCTTgtttcgtcctcctcccgcagacAGAAAAAGCTGCGAATGAGCGCTGCCAACAACACAAAATCGTGCGAGGCGACAGAGAGCTCGAAGCTCCGCCGGGATTCGTCATCGCTCGCCGCctgacctcccccccccccccccccccccccgcgcgcgctctTGTCGGTTCCAGCACAAAATCTCTACGACGACCTCAGATGGCTCGTATCAAATTATGAAGCCGGTTGTAGCATTTTCCATCCACCGTCGAAACATCTTCATCGCTGCCTCCTGCATCGTCCGTAGCCATTGACGACAGTGAAAACATCTTCAGTTCAGCCATGTAGCATCTACCAacgttggttccagcaaaaaacagTGGCATGAATCAGCGAACAATGGTGTGATTCCAACAAAACAGACACATGGTTCCAGCAAAACGAGaaaccggttccagcaaaaacaactCACCGTCGCCGATGGCAGAAAAATTCTCGCCGGTCCCAGCAAAAACAAACGTCGGTTGTAGCTCGTGAACTACCGGTTGTAGCATGTTTGACTCACCGTCGATATTGGTTATAGGCAGCTTATCACCTTGCCGCTTCCAGCTTCTCTGCCGGTAGGTTCCAGCAAAAATGCTCGTCGGCTGCAGCAACGGGTGCCAGCCCGCGCTCACCTCGATCACCGCCGTCATGCACCCCTGGCCACCACCCGCTCGTCACCATTGTAGCACGGTCGCCGCTGATTGAAGCACCACGACGGCGTGGTTGTAAGTTGTAACACCGTCGAGCAGCGGGCATAACAAGTTGGGTTGTCGCAGGCCGCGCAGGTGGATGGGCGGCCGCTCGCCGGAGCAGCGTGGGGAAGGTGGATGGCAGCCACTCGCTGGAGCATCGCAGGGCAGGTGGATGGCGGCGGCTCACCACAGGGTGTTTCTCTGATTTGGGGAAGGAAGACACTGCGATGTGTTGACTGAGCGGATAAGGAAGATGGTGCGAGGCGGTTTGCAGGGCCCACGAGGGGACGCGTGGGGAGGAAAGAAGGAAGACGTGGCACAGCCGCTGGCGAGAGATTGCAAGCGGTTGTACGCTGCTCGCGCGACCGGCCGAGTCTGTAGCCGGTCGACCGGTAGCAAACATTACCCTTTGCGTTTGGGTCGGCGATGTGTTCAACACGCGGACGCATTTTTCGTTCTCGTGGCCGGCATGCCTCCTGTTTGGTTGCCGTTCAACATTTTTTTATTTCATCAAGCACATTTTTGATACATGCATTCACCAATTCCTTGCTACGAGAGCAAGACCAAAAAAGAACACAATTAGACATTTTAGAAGATGTTCAACTTTCATAACTGCTCTCACTAATTGGACTAATATCttctctatgtcttcattgttgatctgtggattctTGAACTCCACAACTTCTTTCTTCTTCGATTCTAAAGAAGTAGACCTTGCTTTCCCTTTTGTCTCTTCTTTAGTCTCATCTCTAGCTTCAATTCTAGCTACAAGTTCACGTACATCTAACAAATTCCTTTTGATCAGAAGGccaatgtactcttcttcccaaaaTTAAAACTTGCATCCCTCCTACACACAAATGTAAGCCAATATAAAGCTACCAAAGTTGTGCCAAAACCGAGAACAAAACCTAACCAACATGCACGTACCTCATCATTtttgcacttgatgaacacccattgGGGATGTTTTGGCGTCGAAGAGACTCGGCGCACGACCTACCGCAGGCAGTCATCGCACTTTATGAGCGGTAATGGTGAGCCGGCAAGCCTCTGGGCCAGCACCGAGCCAGGGCGAAGGTCGGCTGTGGCTTTGCAGGCAAACCGACAACGGGGttgatccgagcggctagaggaggccTCAGCACCTGCATGCGGCGCGGATGCACTGTCGAGGCTGTG is a genomic window containing:
- the LOC123092205 gene encoding transcription factor RF2b, which encodes MQQPKPADPPGRPFPPPSPSMAAAATAMRGAHHRRARSEVAFHLPDDLDIGGGADGDGSAGFDEIGSEDDLFSTFMDIEKISSGPAAGSDRDRDRAAETSSPPRPKHRYSSSVDGSGLFSAAGSAARRDAAAAQALADVLEAKKAMSPEQLAELAAIDPKRAKRILANRQSAARSKERKARYMTELERKVQTLQTEATTLSAQLTLFQRDTTGLSSENAELKIRLQAMEQQAQLRDALNDALKQEVERLKMATGEMSNSSDAYSVGLQHVLYNSSFFPQSQQNTAQHQGGARFPPPFHPPHPNVPNHQMLSHPNTLSDIMQQDHLARLQGLDISKGHPVVKSESSSISASESSSTF